From the Nitrospiria bacterium genome, the window CTGCAGTCCGTTTTTCTGGCCCTCACGGCCGCCCTCGTCGCCTTCCTGACCGGGGCGTATCACATCTATATCGCGGCCGTTCTGACGGTCGTCATCAAGGTGATCATCCTTCCGCGGATCCTGAAAGCGGTGATCGAGCGTCTCAACGTCACGCGGGAGTTGGTTCTGAATATTAACATCCCGTCCTCGCTTCTGATCTGCGGCGCATTGGTCATCCTGGCCTTCTACATCACGCAGCCGATCATCAGTCTGGGATTCCTTCTGACCCAGGATTCCCTGGCGATCGCCCTGGCGATCGTGCTGATCGGTTTCTTTACGATGATCGCGAGGAAGAAGGCCGTGACCCAGGTGATCGGATTTCTGGTGATCGAGAACGGGTTGTTTTTGGGGGCCACGGCCGCCGCTTACGGGATGCCCCTGATCGTGGAACTGGGGGTGTTTTTCGACGTCCTCGTGGCCGGCCTTATCGTCGGGATCTACACCCACCGGCTGCAGGACACCTTCGATAGCGTGGACACCACCAAGCTCACGGCCTTGAAAGAGTAAATCTTTATGTGCGACTTGGAAGAAATATCCCCAGCGAGCAATCCGCCGGAAGCGGAGAGCGATAGGGGGAGGACTTCGGCGAGCTCAGTCGAGTCGCTCCATCCGGACTTCGGCGAGCTCAGTCGAGCCGCTTGGCCGGCGGAGGGGGCGATGCAAGCCCCTGTAACGGAGTGATCATGGATCTGGCCCTGATCGGTCTGGTCACCGCTCCGTTGGTCTCCGCTATCTTTAGCCTGGTCATGAAAAGTCAAAGGTCAATGGAGCGGCTGCAGTGTATCCACGCCGCCGTTTTGATTGCAGCGATGGGCGCGGTCGTGACGAACGCGGGCGGGGATTCCGAATTTGTCTCGGGAGTTCTGCGCGCAGACGCACTGAGCGCGTTTCTGGATCTCATGCTGGCTTTCGTCGGGGTCACCGGCCTGCTCTACGCACTGGGGTACATGGGGGAAGAGCTGGTTCGCGGGCACCTGTCGTTTCAACGCTACGGATGGTTTTTCTGTTTTTTCAATCTCTACCTGTTTGCGATGCTCCTGGCGGCCAATCTGGACAATATCGCCCTCATGTGGATTGCGATCGAAGGGTCGACCCTCTCGGCGGCTCTTCTGATCAACTTCGAGAGAACCAAGACGGCGTTGGAGGCGGGGTGGAAGTACATCATCCTCAGCTTCGTCGGGATCGCGCTGGCCTTGTTCGGCACCGTCCTGGTCTACTATGCGTCCGAGCATGTACTGGGGGTACGGATGGAGGCTCTGCAGTGGAGTGAATTGTACCGCGTCGCATCGGATCTGAACCCGACCGCGCTGGAGCTGGCCTTCATTTTTATTGTGATCGGATACGGCACCAAGGCCGGGATTGCACCCATGCATACCTGGCTTCCGGACGCGCATGCCGAGGCCCCCGCGCCGGTGAGCGCACTGCTGTCCGGCCTGATGCTGAATCTGGCCATGTATGCGATTCTCCGCATGAAGAGCATCGTGGACCCGGCCGTCGGCCCGAACTTCACCGGCCCCATCCTGTTGGGTCTCGGTTTGCTGTCCATCGCCACGGCCGCGATCTTTATGCTGATCCAGCGCGATTACAAGCGGCTCTTTGCCTATTCCAGCATCGAGCATATCGGGATCGTCCTGGTGGGTTTCGGGGCGGGCGGTCCGGTCGGGGTGTTCGGCGGGTTATTCCATATGATCAACCACTCGCTGGCCAAGTCCGCGGCATTTTATGCGGCCGGCGGGGTGTGGCTTCGGTACGGACACAGGAATATTGAGGGTGTGACCGGTCTTTTGCGGCGGATGCCCTTGGTCGGCGGAGCGATGCTTCTGGCCGCGCTCGCGTTGGCCGGATTGCCGCCGTTCGGCCTGTTCGTCAGCGAAATACTGATCGTCACCGGGGTATATGTCGAACAACCGTGGATCGCCTACACGTTCCTTGGACTTCTTGCCGTTGCGTTTGCCGCGCTGGTGTACCAGGTCTTTCGGATGGTTCTCGGTGAACCGAAAGAGGCGGGTATTGTGATGACGCCCGGCGGCGGCCGCTTCGCCGCCGTCTCGCTCATCGCCCATCTGATGGCCATGGGCTATATCGGGATCCATATGCCCGGATTTCTGCGCGATCTTTTCATCCCGATGACACGGATCTTTCGGGCGGGCGGGGATTTTCCATGATCGAGGTGGCCCTCCTGTTAATCACCCCGCTTATCGCGGGTTTTGTCAGTCTCGGGCTGCGGCATATCAAATTATTGCACGGGATCAATCTCGCGACGATGCTTCTTCTGAGCGGCGCCGAGGCTGCGGTGATGTTGCATGTCCTGCGCGAAGGGGAGATTCAGGCCTTCCGGAACTTGATTCTGATCGATGCGCTTTCGGCCTTCATTCTTTTGATCATCACCGTGATCGGCCTCATCAGTTCGCTTTATGCCTGGTCGTATTTCGAGCATTATCGAACGCAGGGGGATGTGACCCCGACCCGGATGAGCCGGTACTTTTTCTTGTTTCACATGTTCATGTTCGCGATGATCCTGGCCACGCTTGCGAACAATCTCGGGATTCTTTGGGTGGCGGTCGAGGCGACGACGCTGGCCACGACCTTCCTGATCAATTTCTTCAAACGGAAAACGTCGCTCGAGGCCGGCTGGAAGTACCTCATCCTCTGTTCGGTCGGAATCGCGCTTGCGCTGTTCGGGACGGTCCTGATGTATATGTCCTCCGTCCGGGCCCTCGGGGAGATCAACGCGACGCTGAACCTCACCGACCTGGTGCGGGTTGCGGCGCAGCTCGACCCTCACGTGGTGAAGCTGGCCTTCGTATTCATCCTGGTGGGTTACGGCACAAAGATCGGTCTGGTGCCGATGCATGCGTGGCTTCCGGATGCCTACAGCGAAGCCCCGGCTCCGGTGGTCGCGATGCTGGCGGGTGTTCTTGAAACCGTCGCGGTCTATGCCGTTCTGCGCAGCAAAATGGTGGTCGATCTGGCGGTCTCGCCGGGGTATGCCGGAAATCTCCTGACGGGGTTCGGTTTCCTGTCCTTCGGAGTCTCCGCGCTTTTCATCCTCGTGCAGCGCGATTATAAGCGATTGTTCGCCTATTCAAGCATCGAGCATATGGGTATCGCGGCGATCGGATTCGGGGTCGGCGGGGTCCTGGGAACCTTCGGGGCGCTCTTCCATCTTCTCAACCATGCCCTGGCCAAATCTCTGGCCTTTTTTGCCGCCGGCGATCTCCAGATCCGGTTCGGCACACGCGAGATCGGGGAGGTCCGCGGATTGTTCAAGGCCCAGCCGCTGACGGCCGCGGCCCTGATCACGGCGGCGCTCGCGCTGGTCGGGATGCCGCCGCTGTCCATGTTCGTGAGCGAGTTTTCGGTCCTGACTTCTCTTACGACACAGGTCTACGCCAGCGACACCATCCACATCGGGCGGTTTATGACGGTGATGGTGGCCGATGAAGTCCGCAACCTCGGGCTGATCCTCTCTTTTCTGGCTGTCGCGGCGGTTGCGTTTGGAGGATTCACCTATCGTGTCGTGGGGATGGTCTGGGGGGACCCGCCCGAGCGTTTGAAGCGGGGTGAATCGTGGGGACTCGGACAGGTTGCTTTTGTCGTGGGCATGGGGGCGCTGCTCGCTATGGGGATCACGATGCCGGAATCCTTGAAGCGCTTGATGAACCTTTCGGTGACGACGATTATGGTGAGGTGAGCCATGGTGGATTTGAACGAAGCTGTTCGGAATATCCAGGCCACGTTTGGAGCCAAGATCCGGAGTGTGGATCATGTGCGGGGAATTCCGGTCCTGAGTGTGGAGAAGACGGATCTCCCTTCGGTTGCAAATCATCTCCATTACGGCCCCGCTCTCCGTGGAACGCTCTCTTTGCAATGGGCCGTGGACTTGAGGCCCCGGCTTGCCGCGTACCGCATCTATTATCTGTTTACACTCAGCGGGGGGCCGTGGCTTATTTTAATGACGGAACTTTCGGGGCAAGACCGATTGTTTCCCTCCATCACCCCTCGGATCCATGCGGCCAAATGGTATGAACGGGAAATACGGGATATGTTCGGTCTGATTCCGCAAGGGCACCCGGACCTCCGCAGGCTGGTTCGGCATGAGCATTGGCCGAAGGGAACCCACCCTCTGAAAAAAGATTTTGGCTGGAACCATGTCATGGGCCGGCAGGACGGAGAGTATCATTTTCGGCAAATCGAAGGGGAGGGCGTGTTTGAGGTGCCGGTCGGCCCGATTCATGCGGGAATCATCGAGCCGGGTCATTTCCGGTTTTCGGTGGCCGGCGAGCCCATCATGCAATTGGAGGTCCGCCACTTCTGGAAACATCGGGGGGTCGAAAAACTCTTTGAGAACCTGGGATGGACGGAAGGGGTTGCGCTGTCTGAAAAAGTTTCGGGCGACACCTCCTTCGGCCACAGCCTTTGCTATTGTCAGGCGGTCGAGTCACTATTCGGGATCGAGATTCCGCCGCGGGCAAAGTATCTTCGCAGTCTGTTTTTGGAGCTGGAGCGGCTGCATAATCATATCGGCGACGTCGGCGCGATTTGCAACGACGCGGCCTACTCACTGGCCCTGGCCCACTGCGGCCGGATGAAAGAGCGGATCATGCAGCTCAACGACCATCTCAGCGGCAGCCGTTTTCTTCGCGGGGTCAATCGAATCGGCGGGCTGTCGATCGACCTGTCGCCGGATCGATTGAACACCGTGGTGCGGCAGGTGAACACCGTCGAAGAAGACTTCACCGAGCTGTCCCGGATCATATTTCATAATGCCTCGCTCACCGATCGTCTGGAGACGACCGGGGTTCTGAAAGAGCGCACCGCCCGGGACCATGGGGTTATGGGTGTGGTCGGCCGGGCCTCCAGCATCGACCGGGACGTCCGCCGGGACCGTCCCTTCGCGGCCTATGGCCAGTTGACCTTCAAGGTTCCGAGTTATCGTTACGGCGATGTCCGGGCACGGATGCGCGTGCGAATCGATGAGGTTCACGAGACGTTCAGTTTGATTCGGCAGACACTCGAAAACCTTCCGGCCGGGCCGATCTCGACCGCCATGCCATCGTCACCGCCTCCGGGCGACTGGGCCCTTTCGGCGGTTGAAGGATGGCGGGGCGAAATTCTATATTTCGTAATGGCCGGGGACGACGGTAAAATACACCGGTGCAAGGTGCGGGACCCATCGTTTGTGATCTGGCCGGCGATCCAGTTCGCCGTGTTGGGGAATATAATCCCGGATTTTCCGTTGATCAATAAGAGCTTCAATCTCTCTTACGCGGGGACGGATTTGTAAGAGGAGGCAGGCATGTTTAGAATCATCAGAAAAAGTTTGAAGACCGAAAAGGCGACCGGACGTTATCCGGCGCCGACTAAACCCGGTCCGGAAGTCTCGGAGGCGGTTCGGAACAAGGCCTCGGTGTTCGGTCGCTCTCTTACGATTCGTGAAGTGGACACGGGTTCCTGCAACGGCTGCGAGATGGAGATGAACGCGCTGATGAACCCCGTTTATGACGCCGAGCGCTTCGGGATCCATATCGCGGCCTCGCCCCGCCATGCCGATGCGCTCGTGGTGACCGGTCCCGTCACGGTGAATATGGAAAGGGCCCTGAAGGATGTCCATGCCGCGACGCCGGATCCCAAGTTGGTGATCGCGTTGGGGGACTGCGCGTGCGATTGCGGGATGTTCAAGGGAAGTTATGCCGTGACCGGTCCCGTCGAGCGGCATATCCCGGTCGATGTCAAGATTTCCGGTTGTCCGCCCCGCCCCTCCGAGATCCTCGACGCCTTGCTGAAGATTCAGGGGCGTAAGACATAACGGTCGTTCCTTCGAAATAAACCCACCGATTCGCATGGGCGCATGCGTGTGTGCGCCCGGCATCCTGTCAGGGCAGACACGCAGGTCTGCCCCTACCGACCATCGGCAAATCTCGCTGTTGACAAAGATAGAGGATAGGGATATACAGGTGAGCAGGACGGAGGCAGGTCGAGGAGGGAGCGCACATACCTGTTTCATTACACTTGGGCCGGCTTCACAGTTCTGACCGGGGGGATGTTCCTTGTTTTGGTCGCGACGATATGTCTTGCGCATTGGTTTCCCGACCGATACTGGATGTTTGTTATGGTGATTATTGTCGTAACGGTGTTCGTTGTCTGGTTATCCTTCTGGGTGGATAAGCAGCTTTTGAAAAGAACAAAATGAAAATGAAAACTCTATTAAGCTGGAGCAGCGGGAAGGACAGCGCCTGGGCGCTTCATCTTCTCCGACAGCGGGACGATCTCGAGGTCGTCGGGCTTTTTACAACGGTGAATGCCGAGTTTGAGCGCGTGGCGATGCATGCGGTCCGTCTGGAGCTCCTCAAGCGACAGGCCGAGGCGGTCGGGCTCCCGCTTGAGACCTTGGACATTCCCTATCCCTGCAGCAATCACCAGTACGAATCCGTCATGAAGGATTTTGTCGATGCCTCAAAAGAAAGAGGCGTCCGCTGCATGGCCTTCGGCGATCTTTTCCTCCGGGATATCCGGTCTTACCGGGAGGATAAACTGAAGGACACCGGAATCACGCCGATTTTTCCGCTTTGGGAAATTCCTACCGATCGCCTCGCGCGTCAAATGATCTCGGAAGGACTGCGCGCCTACCTGACTTGCGTCGATCCCAAAAAATTGCCGGCCCGCTTTGCCGGCCGCGAGTTCGGGCCGGGGCTTCTGGACGAGCTTCCGGAATCCGTCGATCCTTGCGGAGAATACGGCGAGTTTCACACCTTCGCCGTGGACGGCCCGATGTTCAAAAAGGCGGTTGAGGTTCGTGTCGGCGACGTCGTGGAGCGCGACGGCTTCGTCTTTGCCGATCTTCGTCATCGGGAGGCGCGCTGACAAATGATAACGACCCAAGCGCAGCATGATCCCCGCCTGGCCCGCGACCTGATCCTGGACGAGCTGTTCGATCTGACGCTCTACCAATCGCTGCGTAAGATTTCGGGGCGCGATCTTCAACCGATGCTGGACGAGCTGATCGCGATCGAGACCCAGCATCTCGCGTTCTGGCAGAAATTTTTCAACAGTGCCGTGTCCGGCCTCGATTTTCCCCGCCGGTTCCGGCTACGGCTGATTGTCCTGGCCTGCAGGTTGTTCGGCGCCACCGCGGTGCATATGGTTCTTGAAGCGATCGAGATATACGGGGTCCGCAAGTACCTGTCCGTCTGGGAACAATACAAGGACGGACCGCTGGGCGCCGCGGTGCGGGGAATTCTGGAAGACGAATTCAAACATGAGGATGAGATCGTCAGCCGGATGGCGGAGCGGAAGATCAACCCGGACCGCATCCGGAACATTTTCCTGGGGTTCAACGACGGGCTGGTCGAGATTATCGGGGCGGTGAGCGGATTCTTTGCCGCTCTGGGCGCCGGGACCCTGGTGCTGATCGCCGGGTTGACCACGGCCGTTGCGGGGTCCTTATCCATGGCGGCGGGCGCTTATGTGGCCGTCAACTCCGAAAACGAAGTGCGACGGACGGAACGGGGCAGGGCGCGATTTCTCACCAAGGGCGGGGAATCGGAGGAGCCGGAGGATTCCTCGATCCGGTCGGCCATAATCGTCGGGGGCAGCTATTTCGCCGGCGCGGCCATTCCGATTCTGCCGGTGCTGTTCGGGGCGAAGACCGCAATGGTCCCGGTATTTTCCGGCGGGGTCGCGGCCATACTGGTCTCGATGATCCTTGCGTTCCTGTCCGGAATGGACGTCCGGAAGCGCATCATGATGAATCTGGCCATGGTCGCCGGCGCCGTGGGGATCACCTACGGGATCGGACTCCTCGTCCGAGCCGTTTTTGGAGTCCCCGTGTAAGGCCGGTTCCCTCCGGAAGGTCATGGAATAAAACGCGTTGTCATCACCATGTCCCTGCTGTTCGATTTTCTGGATCGGCAAAAAATCAAGCCCATGATTGCCGGGCGCATCCCGTTGATTGAGGCTGCCCGCGCGCACGCGCTTCTTGAAAGGGGAGAGGGGGCGGGTAAACTGGTCCTTATTTGTAATGCGTAGCGACGGGAACGTTCTCTTCCCGCCAGGCGGCGGAACGGGGGTCTTTCTTTTCCGAAAGTTTGACCGCGGGGGTGGCATTCGCGCCGCCCAGCATTTTGGAGTTCCCGTTAAATTGACAGCCTTCTTCGATGGACAGGGAAGGCGTGGAGATGTCGGCGTTCACGACCGCGGTCTTGAGGAGTTGCACTTTTTGACGACCCGTAATTTTCCCTTCCACGTTTCCTCCGACGATTACCGTATCCCCTTCGATCTCGGTTGAAACGGCCGAGCCCTCCCCCAGCAACAAGGTTCCCTTGGCTAATATCTTCCCTTCCACTTTTCCATCGATCCGGCCGGTCCCTTCGAAACTGAGAGTCCCTTTGAACTCCATGTTCTTGCCCATATAAATCGTCATGTCCGCCGAATCTTTTTGTGCGCCGGTTCCGCTCCCATTTCCGTTCCCATTTCCGTTTCCGAACATTGCACGGGCCTCCTTATGATTTATGAAGAGTCATTCGCTATGTTCAAGTATAGCCCAGGCCCCGGAATTGTCAAAAAGACAGCCGGAGCGACCGCTTTTGAGCGATCTCACGGACTTCTTTGTTTAGGGCGAGACCCGGATTTTGATCCTTGAAAGGACGGTCTGGCGAGGGTCGGGCCTGCGGCGGGCTTCTTCCAGCAAGGATCGGCTGTCGGGCCGCAACAGCTGCTCGAAACTGACCCGGCCGTTGGTGAAGACCAGTACGGGCCTGTTCCAGTCCACGAAATCCGCGGGAAGCAGAATGCTGTATTGAATTACGTTCTCGGCGGTCACAAAGATGGTGTTCCCGGACACCCGGGCTTTGAGCCTGGCATAGGCGCCGCGTTGGAGCCGCCGACTCTCCTCCGGTTGATGTTCCGAGGCCCAGAAGGAAGCGGCCGCGGGATCGATTTCGTCGATTCGGACCCAGGCGTCCCGGCCGGGATGATCCCGGTCGCGGACCACCGACAGTTCGCGGGGTTCCGCGGCCCGCCGTTGAGTCTTCAGCCAGGCCAGAAGGTCCGGAAGCTCTTCCTTCGGAAAGTAATGGCCGCCGGCCATCGGATGAACGCGGTCGTGCTCGCGGTAGACCACGGGGGAATCGCTTCGCTTCAGGTACGCCGCCACGTCCCGGCTGTACTGGACCGGCATCACCTGGTCCTTCGATCCGTGGATGATGTAGAAGGGTGTGTTTTTCGCATTATCGAGAAGCGGGAACAACGCGGCGGGAAACGCGCCGGCCATGGGGACCAGCGCGGCGAAGCGGTCCGGATGGTTCAGACCGATCAGATAGGTTCCGATGCCGCCGTTCGACATGCCGGTGAGAAAGACCCGATCGGGGTCCACGTGATACGTGCGCGATACGTCGGACAGCACCGCCAGGACCAGGGCTTCTCCCTGACGCGTCCACCACTCGGCCTCCTCCATTGTGGGACAGGCCAGCAGATAGTCTTCGCCCAACCGGGGTTGCCAACGGTTCAGATACGTGTCTCCGTCAAAGCCGGCCCCGTGCAGACAGAGGATGAGCGGGTAGGACCGGGAAGGGTCGTAGGCGGCGGGGACGTAAAGTCCGTAGCGCATCGAATCGTCGCCCACGCGGATCGATCGGCCGGGCTGCATCCCGGTCGGGGCGGTATTTTGAAAGGAAGTTTCCAGAACGCTCCGGAGGGCCGCTTCCAGTTCGGAAACGGGTTCCTTGGAAAGGCCGGGCCAAAGGCGCTCCGCTTCCTGATCGTCGGCCCGGAGGTAAGCCGACACCTGTTTAAGAAGCCCGGGCGAGGGTTCGGCCTCATGGCGCGACGGAATGTTTTGGCAGGCGTTCATCGCGGCCGATGCCGCGATGCAGATGGCGATTCCCCATTGGCCCGATCGACGCATACCCGTGATCCGCTCCGCCGCTTTGATGAAACGTCGTCATATTACGTCGATGCGCGGCAAAAGTCAAAATACCGATCCCCCGTTTGCATTTTCCGTTTGCCTCAACTATTATAGGGGCTTGCGTCGCCCCCTCCGCCGGCCGAGCGGCTCGACTGAGTTCGCCGAAGTCCGGATGGGACGACTCGACTGAGTTCGTCGAAGTCCTCCCCCTCTCGCTCGCCTTGCTCGCTGGACAAATGTCTGCGGGTACGCGGACCGGAGGATAAGGTCTACTACACATGGGTGAATGGTTCTTAAGGGCTTATGGATAAACAGGAACGGGTCAACTTCCGCCAGCGTCTATTGACAAAACTCCGCGGCTCGTTCGTTTACAACACCGAAGCGATCTTCACGCTTTCCTCCGGAAGAAAAAGCCACTTCTACATCGACTGCAAAAAGGTCACGCTCGATTTCGAGGGGGCCTTTCTGGTGGGGCAGTTGATCCTGGACGCCATCTCGGACCTGGAAGTGGACGCAATCGGGGGAATGACGCTCGGGGCCGATCCGATCGCCACTTCGGTTTCGGTTCTGAGTTACGGAGAGCCCCGTGCGATTCCGGCCTTCATCATACGGAAGGAACCCAAGCCCTTCGACCAGTCGGAGGGTCCCATGGCCTACATCGAAGGGCATCTTCCCCCGGGGGCGCGCGTCGTGGTGGTGGACGATGTCCTCACCGCCGGTCGGGCCACCGAGCGGACGATCAACGTCTTAAAAGGGGCCGGGTGCACGGTCGTGAAGGTCATCGCCCTGATCGATCGAAAGGAAGGCGGGCGTCAACACCTGGAGGACCTGGGTTATACCGTCGATAGCCTCTTCACGGTCGAGGATTTATTGAAGGCATGAAACAAGCCGGTTCGCGGCTCTGCCGCGAGAGGCGCGGGGTTTGGGGGCATCGGAGGACCCTTCTCGACCTAATCCGCACGGGCCCCCAATTATTATGGTCCAAAAAATCAGGAAGAAGATAAAAAAAGGGCCCAAGGCCCCGCACGCGGTTCCGCTCGCGGTCGTCATGACGGCCCTGTACGGTTTTCAGCGCGAGGGGCGGGATTTCCGCCGGCCGTTTGAAGACCCCGCCAGGCTCCGAGCCGCGTTGCGGCTTCAAATTGAACAGGAAATCATCCCGGCCGATCGCGTCCTCTCGTTCAAGGAATATCTGGAATGGGGGCTCAAAAGCTCTCCCGGCCGGCTGGCGGAGATGTTTTCGCGCCCCGGCTCCATTCCCATGGGACCGTCGTCGGAAGAGGAGGATCCCGGGCCGCGGCCGCGACTGGGGATTCTGCCCATCATCGCCGTGGTCAAGGGGATGCAGCTCGAGACCTTCGGCGAGAGGATCGGGCGTGAGTGGTCCGAGGTGGCCCGGGTCGCGTTTCAAAACAGCGTCTACCCGGCTTTCAATCTGATCGCGGGTTACGATCTCCTTCTTTACACGCCCTTCCATCATGCGCGCGACATCAACCGTGCGATCGCGACGATCGACCAGATGACGGAGGAGGCCTTTCACCAGGCCGGTCGTCCTTACCCCGGCCCGTTTGATCCCCTGCCCGGGGAAATCCTGTCCCGCATCCCTGTTCAGGAACCGCTCATCTCATAGGAAGCTGTTCCTCGGACACGGGAATGAAACAAGACCTGACGCCGACGATCCGTGTGTGTTAGAATAGATACCACATTGATGGGGAATTAAAAAAAGGAGTTTTTAAGTGTCGACCGTTCAGATTTACACAACAAAATTTTGCGGTTCCTGCGTCCGGGCCAAGCGCTTGCTCGAGCAGGAAGGGATCCGCTACGAGGAGATCGACATCTCGGATACCCCCGAGGTCCGGGAGGATCTGGTTGAAAAGACCGGGGAGTGGACCGTCCCCCAGATCTTTGTGGACGGAAAATACATCGGTCAGGACGATGAGCTGTACGATCTGATTCGAAACGGCGGATTAAAGTGAGGCGTCGAATGTCCCTCGAGGAAACCTTGCTCCGTACGAAAACGGTTTATAACGGAAAATACGTCAAGGCCGAGGAACGAATCGTCCGGCTTCCCGACGGACGGGAGGCGGTGCGGGAGATCGTGCGGCCGCCCGATGCGGTCGGGGTGCTGCCGATCGCCGAGGACGGCACGGTCCATCTGGTCCGCCAGTACCGTCAGGCGATCGGGAGGGTGATCCTCGAGATCCCGGCCGGGATCATCAATCCCGGAGAGTCCAAGGAAGAGACCGGGCGACGGGAATGCGAGGAGGAGACCGGCGTTCGACCGGCCAAGATGGAATGGCTCTTCCAGTATTATCACTCGGTCGGATTCTCAACCGGGACCATCGAAATTTATCTCGGGAGGGAGCTCTCGGAAGCGTCGTCCCATCTTCCGGATGACGGCGAGTTTATCGAGCGGGTGCGCATGCCGTTTGACGACCTGTACCGCCTGGCCGTGGACGGCCAGATTGTGGACAGCAAGACCTTGTTGGCCGTTTTGTGGTATCAGCACCGCATCAGGAAAGTCTGAAAACAGATCACCCGGTCTGCGGACGTTCCAGCTTGAACACGTCCCGAATGCGGCAATAGTTGGATTGTCCAAGGCGGCCGATGGCGCGAAGCCGCGCCGGATCGACCGTGCCGTTTCGCCAAAGATCATCCTTCAAATAAATGTAAACCACCCGCCCGATGACCAGGGCGTCCTTGGATTCCGGGAGCGGCAGGACCTGTACCACGCGGCATTCCAGGCTGATCGGGGCCTCGCCGATACGCGGAGGTTTGACCTTGACGCTGGGCCTGGCCGTAAGTCCGGCCGCCTCGAGCTTATTCGTGTTCGGCGGATAATTTCCCGCGGCCCGGTTCATCCCTTCCGCCAGGGCCTCGTCGACCATGTTTACCACGAACTCGCCCGTGGTCTCGATGTTGCGAAGGGTTCCTTTCTTCTCCGTACCTCGCCGCGCGATCGATATCGCGACCATGGGCGGGTCGGTCGAGATCCCGTTGAAGAACGAGAACGGGGCGGCATTCGGAACCCCTTCGGAATTCAGGGTCGAGATGAAGGCGATCGGCCGCGGGATGACGATGCTGATCATCAGATCGTAGGCCTGGGAGGAAGTGAGCTGCTTCGGATCGATTTCCATTTCGGTTCCCTATATTCTCATACCCCCGACACCGTCTCCAGCACCACGCGGGCCGTCTGATCGAATTCCCGGAAAAGCAGATGCTCATGGACGGTATGGATCGCGCGCATCCCGGTTCCGAGATTCGCCACGTTCAGCCCATGGCCGTTGAAGACATTGGCGTCGCATCCGCCGCCGGTTTTCCGGCAGGCGATTGAAACCTTCAGCTTCTTTGACGCCGCCATGATCCGTTTTACGATCGGCGCGTCCTCGCCGAGGGTCATCCGCGGATAGTCC encodes:
- a CDS encoding hydrogenase translates to MVIHPDLGSQLVNFCSALLLLTCFAIIAQRRLSACVDLFALQSVFLALTAALVAFLTGAYHIYIAAVLTVVIKVIILPRILKAVIERLNVTRELVLNINIPSSLLICGALVILAFYITQPIISLGFLLTQDSLAIALAIVLIGFFTMIARKKAVTQVIGFLVIENGLFLGATAAAYGMPLIVELGVFFDVLVAGLIVGIYTHRLQDTFDSVDTTKLTALKE
- a CDS encoding hydrogenase 4 subunit F is translated as MDLALIGLVTAPLVSAIFSLVMKSQRSMERLQCIHAAVLIAAMGAVVTNAGGDSEFVSGVLRADALSAFLDLMLAFVGVTGLLYALGYMGEELVRGHLSFQRYGWFFCFFNLYLFAMLLAANLDNIALMWIAIEGSTLSAALLINFERTKTALEAGWKYIILSFVGIALALFGTVLVYYASEHVLGVRMEALQWSELYRVASDLNPTALELAFIFIVIGYGTKAGIAPMHTWLPDAHAEAPAPVSALLSGLMLNLAMYAILRMKSIVDPAVGPNFTGPILLGLGLLSIATAAIFMLIQRDYKRLFAYSSIEHIGIVLVGFGAGGPVGVFGGLFHMINHSLAKSAAFYAAGGVWLRYGHRNIEGVTGLLRRMPLVGGAMLLAALALAGLPPFGLFVSEILIVTGVYVEQPWIAYTFLGLLAVAFAALVYQVFRMVLGEPKEAGIVMTPGGGRFAAVSLIAHLMAMGYIGIHMPGFLRDLFIPMTRIFRAGGDFP
- a CDS encoding hydrogenase 4 subunit F, which encodes MIEVALLLITPLIAGFVSLGLRHIKLLHGINLATMLLLSGAEAAVMLHVLREGEIQAFRNLILIDALSAFILLIITVIGLISSLYAWSYFEHYRTQGDVTPTRMSRYFFLFHMFMFAMILATLANNLGILWVAVEATTLATTFLINFFKRKTSLEAGWKYLILCSVGIALALFGTVLMYMSSVRALGEINATLNLTDLVRVAAQLDPHVVKLAFVFILVGYGTKIGLVPMHAWLPDAYSEAPAPVVAMLAGVLETVAVYAVLRSKMVVDLAVSPGYAGNLLTGFGFLSFGVSALFILVQRDYKRLFAYSSIEHMGIAAIGFGVGGVLGTFGALFHLLNHALAKSLAFFAAGDLQIRFGTREIGEVRGLFKAQPLTAAALITAALALVGMPPLSMFVSEFSVLTSLTTQVYASDTIHIGRFMTVMVADEVRNLGLILSFLAVAAVAFGGFTYRVVGMVWGDPPERLKRGESWGLGQVAFVVGMGALLAMGITMPESLKRLMNLSVTTIMVR
- a CDS encoding NADH-quinone oxidoreductase subunit C, coding for MVDLNEAVRNIQATFGAKIRSVDHVRGIPVLSVEKTDLPSVANHLHYGPALRGTLSLQWAVDLRPRLAAYRIYYLFTLSGGPWLILMTELSGQDRLFPSITPRIHAAKWYEREIRDMFGLIPQGHPDLRRLVRHEHWPKGTHPLKKDFGWNHVMGRQDGEYHFRQIEGEGVFEVPVGPIHAGIIEPGHFRFSVAGEPIMQLEVRHFWKHRGVEKLFENLGWTEGVALSEKVSGDTSFGHSLCYCQAVESLFGIEIPPRAKYLRSLFLELERLHNHIGDVGAICNDAAYSLALAHCGRMKERIMQLNDHLSGSRFLRGVNRIGGLSIDLSPDRLNTVVRQVNTVEEDFTELSRIIFHNASLTDRLETTGVLKERTARDHGVMGVVGRASSIDRDVRRDRPFAAYGQLTFKVPSYRYGDVRARMRVRIDEVHETFSLIRQTLENLPAGPISTAMPSSPPPGDWALSAVEGWRGEILYFVMAGDDGKIHRCKVRDPSFVIWPAIQFAVLGNIIPDFPLINKSFNLSYAGTDL
- a CDS encoding NADH-quinone oxidoreductase subunit B family protein, with amino-acid sequence MFRIIRKSLKTEKATGRYPAPTKPGPEVSEAVRNKASVFGRSLTIREVDTGSCNGCEMEMNALMNPVYDAERFGIHIAASPRHADALVVTGPVTVNMERALKDVHAATPDPKLVIALGDCACDCGMFKGSYAVTGPVERHIPVDVKISGCPPRPSEILDALLKIQGRKT
- a CDS encoding ATP-binding protein; this encodes MKMKTLLSWSSGKDSAWALHLLRQRDDLEVVGLFTTVNAEFERVAMHAVRLELLKRQAEAVGLPLETLDIPYPCSNHQYESVMKDFVDASKERGVRCMAFGDLFLRDIRSYREDKLKDTGITPIFPLWEIPTDRLARQMISEGLRAYLTCVDPKKLPARFAGREFGPGLLDELPESVDPCGEYGEFHTFAVDGPMFKKAVEVRVGDVVERDGFVFADLRHREAR